The stretch of DNA ATATTCCCGTCCACCACCACCTCCTCGTCGAACCAGCGCGCCCCTGCGTTCATCATGTCGTCCTTGATCGAATGGAACGATGTCGCCTTCTTACCTTTCAGTATGTTCGCTGAGATGAGCATGGAACCCGCATGGCAGATCGAGGCCACCAGTTTCTGTTTTGAATACATCTTCCTGACGAAATCGACCATCGGCGGGTGCCTTCTCATGTAATCGGGGGCAAAACCGCCGGGAATTATTACGGCCACATAGTCATCCGCGGTCGCCTTGTCCGCCGCTATCCCCGCCTTGGCCGGATATCCATGTTTGCTCAGATATGTCTCCTTGGTCCCGCTGCCAATGATGATCGGATTGTATCCAGCCTCCTTCAGCCTGATCAACGGATACCAAAGTTCCAGGTCCTCGTACATATCCTCGACCAAAACAGCGACCTTCTCTACCATCTCATCAACCTGAGAATAAAGTCATACCCCGAGTTCTTTAATCTTGCCGGTGGAACGTCGTACCGTCCCGGCTCAAGGGTTTCATGAACAATTAGCCGCGACGAACACCTCCGTTTTTGATTATCAACATTCGTCGTTCTTAGGCCAACCTTAAAATAACGATTCCTTGGCTCTGTTACAGCTCTCTGGTCAGCTGTTCCGGACTGAGTCATATAAGACTCTAAAAAGAGCGTTTCCAAGGCTAGCCAGCATATCTATCAAACGTTTAAATACGGGGAGAATATTCCCCTCTCAATGCTCGTAGACGATTATTATCCAATTGCTGTGTTCGTACTGGTGGCGATCATGTTCCCGGTACTGGCCTTTGTTACGGCTAAGTTCTTTAGACCGACGAAGTACAGCACTCTAAGGGATACTACCTACGAGTGCGGAATGGAGCCCATCGGGCAAGCACAAATCCAGTTCCATGTACAATTCTACATTTATGCCTTGGTCTTTGTTCTTTTTGATATCGTTACTGTTTTCTTGCTTGTTTGGGCTTTGACATATTCTGACGCTCTCTCCTCCATGGACCTGCTCGGTCAGGCAGGATTTTCTGCACTGGCGTTCATCGCCATCGGGTTGGTCGGAGTCTATTACGCATTGAAAAAGGAGGCCATACTTTGGATCTAAGCAATTCTCCCCAAATAATCACCATGACCGCCAAAGATTTCCAGAAGTGGTCCAGCAATTTCATGGTTGAAACCATGAAGGCCACCGGAGTCAAGCAGGCGGTCGACAAGATCACCGCTCCCATATGGTCTTGGGGGCAGAGGAACGCAATCTATCCGCTGGAGTTCGGTATAGCCTGTTGTTCGTTGGAATTCGCCGCGGCGTACGGTCCAAGATGGGATATGGAAAGGCTAGGGATGATCCCCCGTTCCTCTCCCAGACAGGCGGATGTTCTGCTCATCATGGGGTGGCTCTCCGCCAAACTGAGGCCGTCCCTGAGAAGGCTTTATGAGCAGATGCCGGAACCGAAATGGGTAATAGCCATGGGAGAATGCGCGATATCAGGAGGCCCATGGTATGATGGTTACAACGTCATTCAGGGACTGGACACGATCGTTCCGGTCGACATCTATATCCCTGGTTGCCCGCCGAGGCCAGAGGCCTTGATTGATGGGATGCTGAAGCTGAACAGGAAGATAACCGCCGAGCAGAAGGGAAGCTTCCTGGATTGAGGTGGGAAAATGACCGAGATGAGTCCCAAAGCCAAATCTTTCACTGAGGAGCAGGTCGTTAAGGCCTTGACCGACAAGTTCCAGGACAAGGTCAAGGATGCAAAGATCAAACCGCGCCGGATAGTGCTCGACGCTGATCGTTCAGTCCTTCTGGAGATGTGCAAGACCCTTAAGGAAAGCTACGAGTTCGAACAATGCTCCTGCGTTTCCGGCGTCGATATGAAGACCTTCTTCCAGGTCGTCTATCACATTTCTTCCTATGCCAATAAGATGGTGATCCAGATTACGGTTGATATACCAAGAGACACCCCCGAGGTGGACTCGATAACCCCTCTGTATGGTGGGGCGAACTGGCACGAGCGCGAAGCCTATGACATGTTCGGGATCATCTTCAAAGGTCACCCGAGGATGGAACGTATCCTGTTGCCGCAGGACTATCAGTTCTTCCCGCTGAGGAAGGACTACGAAGTGGGGAGGCGGATTTAATGACGGAAATGTGGGTCAATATGGGTCCGCAGCACCCCATGACGCATGGTCTGTGGAGCTTAAGGGTCAAGATCAACGGTGAGATCATCACCGATGCCGAGCCGATGATCGGTTATCTCCACCGCGGTTGGGAAAAGATGATGGAGAATCGCGATTACCATCAGATCGTACCGCTCGCGGACCGGCTGTGCTACGCGTCGTCACTCTCCTGGTCTCACTTGTACTGTAAGACGGTAGAGGACCTATTGGAGCTTGAGGTGCCTGAACGCGCCCAGTGGATCAGGACGCTGACGCTGGAGATACAGAGGATCGCCTCTCATCTGATGTGGCTCGCGGCCATAGGGACCGACCTTGGCTCCTACACCATGTTCCTCCTGCCAATGAGGGAGAGGGAGATGTTCTTGGACCTGATGACCGACCTGTCCGGTTCCAGGATGACCACGAACTACCCCAGGATCGGAGGGGTCCGGAACGACCTCCCGCCCAACTGGGAGAGGGACACACTGCGCGTCCTCAACCTGTTCGAGAAGAGGCTCAGGGAGTTCGAGGCCCTGTTCGATGAATGCAGCGCCTTCCTGATGAGAACGAAGGGCGTGGGCAAGCTGTCCGGTCCGGAGGCCATCAACCTAGGAATGACCGGCCCGTTCATGAGGGGCTGCAACGTTGATTTCGATCTACGGAGGGACGACCCCTACGAGAAGTACAGCGAGGTCGACTTCCGGGTGTGCACCCATCCTGACTGCGATTCATATGCTAGGTACAGGGTCCGCATCGATGAGATGTACGAATCCTGCAATATCATCCGGCAATGCTTCCAAAAGATGAAGCAGGGTCCGGTCCGGGTCAAGTCGCCAAAGGCGGTACCGGCCGGGCGGGCGTTCGCCCATGTCGAGGACCCCAGGGGAGAGGGTCTGATGTACTTGATAAGCGACGGATCGGACAAACCATAC from Methanomassiliicoccales archaeon encodes:
- a CDS encoding type 1 glutamine amidotransferase domain-containing protein; protein product: MVEKVAVLVEDMYEDLELWYPLIRLKEAGYNPIIIGSGTKETYLSKHGYPAKAGIAADKATADDYVAVIIPGGFAPDYMRRHPPMVDFVRKMYSKQKLVASICHAGSMLISANILKGKKATSFHSIKDDMMNAGARWFDEEVVVDGNIITSRSPEDLPAFMKAILQYLEAKRSQEEP
- a CDS encoding NADH-quinone oxidoreductase subunit D, coding for MTEMWVNMGPQHPMTHGLWSLRVKINGEIITDAEPMIGYLHRGWEKMMENRDYHQIVPLADRLCYASSLSWSHLYCKTVEDLLELEVPERAQWIRTLTLEIQRIASHLMWLAAIGTDLGSYTMFLLPMREREMFLDLMTDLSGSRMTTNYPRIGGVRNDLPPNWERDTLRVLNLFEKRLREFEALFDECSAFLMRTKGVGKLSGPEAINLGMTGPFMRGCNVDFDLRRDDPYEKYSEVDFRVCTHPDCDSYARYRVRIDEMYESCNIIRQCFQKMKQGPVRVKSPKAVPAGRAFAHVEDPRGEGLMYLISDGSDKPYRLKVRSPIFVIVSGMPAALIGEKVADIPAIMGMADMCLGETDR
- the nuoB gene encoding NADH-quinone oxidoreductase subunit NuoB, with product MDLSNSPQIITMTAKDFQKWSSNFMVETMKATGVKQAVDKITAPIWSWGQRNAIYPLEFGIACCSLEFAAAYGPRWDMERLGMIPRSSPRQADVLLIMGWLSAKLRPSLRRLYEQMPEPKWVIAMGECAISGGPWYDGYNVIQGLDTIVPVDIYIPGCPPRPEALIDGMLKLNRKITAEQKGSFLD
- a CDS encoding NADH-quinone oxidoreductase subunit C; amino-acid sequence: MTEMSPKAKSFTEEQVVKALTDKFQDKVKDAKIKPRRIVLDADRSVLLEMCKTLKESYEFEQCSCVSGVDMKTFFQVVYHISSYANKMVIQITVDIPRDTPEVDSITPLYGGANWHEREAYDMFGIIFKGHPRMERILLPQDYQFFPLRKDYEVGRRI
- the ndhC gene encoding NADH-quinone oxidoreductase subunit A, producing MLVDDYYPIAVFVLVAIMFPVLAFVTAKFFRPTKYSTLRDTTYECGMEPIGQAQIQFHVQFYIYALVFVLFDIVTVFLLVWALTYSDALSSMDLLGQAGFSALAFIAIGLVGVYYALKKEAILWI